In Pseudoalteromonas carrageenovora IAM 12662, the following proteins share a genomic window:
- the nadE gene encoding ammonia-dependent NAD(+) synthetase, translating into MRAEIVAEMKVQPSIDVNAEIIRRVNFIKARLVAAHSVSLVLGISGGVDSSTCGRLCQLAVDELNTEQSTDKYQFIAVRLPYGIQADEDEAQMAVDFIKPSKRMTVNVQPAADALHDQAMAAIVGSGAVLPEQAKVDFIKGNVKARQRMVAQYEIAGFCQGLVVGTDHSAENITGFYTKFGDGACDLAPLFGLSKRQVRALATALGAPDLLVTKAPTADLESDRPGLTDEEALGLSYEQIDDFLEAKEVSKEVEQKLVDIYLRTQHKRQAIPTIYDDL; encoded by the coding sequence ATGCGCGCCGAAATTGTGGCTGAAATGAAAGTTCAGCCAAGTATTGATGTAAACGCTGAAATAATCCGTCGAGTTAACTTTATTAAAGCACGTTTAGTGGCAGCCCATAGTGTATCGCTAGTGCTGGGCATTAGCGGTGGTGTTGACTCGTCAACCTGCGGTCGCTTGTGCCAATTAGCCGTAGATGAATTAAATACCGAGCAAAGTACCGATAAATATCAATTTATAGCAGTACGCTTGCCATACGGTATACAAGCCGATGAAGATGAAGCGCAAATGGCCGTTGATTTTATTAAGCCAAGTAAACGTATGACGGTAAATGTACAACCAGCAGCAGATGCGCTTCATGACCAAGCAATGGCAGCTATTGTAGGCAGTGGCGCGGTACTTCCTGAGCAAGCAAAAGTTGACTTTATTAAAGGTAATGTAAAAGCGCGCCAACGTATGGTTGCTCAATATGAAATTGCCGGTTTTTGCCAAGGCTTGGTAGTGGGTACCGATCATAGTGCTGAAAACATCACTGGCTTTTACACCAAATTTGGTGATGGCGCTTGCGATTTAGCGCCGTTATTTGGTTTATCAAAACGCCAAGTACGCGCTCTTGCCACGGCATTAGGCGCTCCTGATTTACTCGTTACTAAAGCACCTACTGCAGATTTAGAAAGCGACAGACCAGGCCTTACCGATGAAGAAGCATTAGGACTGAGCTATGAGCAAATAGATGACTTTTTAGAAGCTAAAGAGGTTTCAAAAGAGGTTGAGCAAAAGCTTGTAGATATATACTTGCGCACACAGCATAAGCGCCAAGCAATTCCGACTATTTACGACGATTTATAA
- the folM gene encoding dihydromonapterin reductase, protein MTSPILITGAGQRIGLALAKHYLAQGQSVIITYRTRHQAVDLLEQQGAVCIFADFSNDTGISTFINTLNTHTSSLRAIIHNASSWDCEANNPDFAVLFDSMMRIHAKTPYLINLLCADLLLNYQASHNVPADIIHLTDYVVETGSPKHLAYAASKAALDNLTKSFSAKYAPNIKVNSVAPSLIIFNEHDDEAYRAKTLKKSLMGIEPGCQEIINSIDLLLQSHYITGRALPVDGGRHLK, encoded by the coding sequence ATGACATCGCCTATTTTAATTACCGGCGCAGGCCAACGCATTGGCCTAGCACTTGCCAAGCATTATTTAGCCCAAGGGCAAAGCGTTATTATAACTTATCGCACACGTCATCAGGCTGTTGATTTACTAGAGCAACAAGGTGCTGTGTGTATTTTTGCTGACTTTAGTAACGATACTGGCATTAGCACATTTATAAATACACTTAACACGCACACCAGTAGCTTGCGCGCTATTATTCATAATGCATCAAGTTGGGACTGCGAAGCTAATAACCCAGACTTTGCCGTGCTGTTTGATAGCATGATGCGTATTCATGCAAAAACACCTTATTTAATTAATTTATTGTGCGCTGATTTATTACTTAATTATCAAGCAAGCCATAATGTACCAGCAGATATTATTCATCTCACTGATTATGTTGTAGAAACTGGCAGCCCTAAACATTTAGCTTACGCAGCAAGTAAAGCAGCTCTAGATAATCTCACAAAGTCATTTAGTGCTAAATATGCGCCTAATATAAAAGTAAATTCAGTAGCGCCATCATTAATCATTTTTAATGAACATGATGATGAAGCTTATCGCGCCAAGACACTTAAAAAATCATTAATGGGTATTGAGCCCGGTTGCCAAGAGATTATTAACAGTATTGATTTATTACTGCAAAGCCACTACATCACAGGCCGCGCTTTGCCCGTAGATGGCGGACGCCATTTAAAGTAG
- the folE gene encoding GTP cyclohydrolase I FolE codes for MHDELKQSYQNIITAVGEDANREGLLDTPKRAAKAMEYLTKGYRQTLDEITNNAVFTSDADDMVLVQDIELYSMCEHHLLPFIGRCHIAYIPDGKVLGLSKFARIVDMFARRFQIQEQLTHQIAKAVEEVTGAKGVGVIVEAKHMCMMMRGVEKQNSSMRTSVMLGNFRSDSKTRNEFLQLIKG; via the coding sequence ATGCATGACGAATTAAAACAAAGTTATCAAAATATTATTACCGCTGTAGGCGAAGATGCTAATCGTGAAGGTTTACTAGACACACCAAAACGCGCAGCAAAAGCGATGGAATACTTAACTAAAGGCTATCGTCAAACGCTTGATGAAATTACTAACAATGCGGTATTTACCTCTGACGCTGATGACATGGTGCTTGTGCAGGATATAGAGCTTTACTCTATGTGTGAACATCATTTATTGCCATTTATTGGTCGCTGCCATATTGCTTATATTCCAGATGGCAAAGTACTTGGTTTATCTAAATTTGCGCGTATTGTTGATATGTTTGCTCGTCGCTTTCAAATTCAAGAGCAGCTTACTCATCAAATTGCTAAGGCAGTTGAAGAAGTTACTGGTGCTAAAGGCGTGGGTGTTATTGTTGAAGCTAAACACATGTGCATGATGATGCGCGGTGTAGAGAAGCAAAATTCAAGCATGCGTACCTCTGTAATGCTGGGTAACTTTAGAAGCGACTCTAAAACACGCAACGAGTTTTTACAGCTTATTAAGGGCTAA
- the folX gene encoding dihydroneopterin triphosphate 2'-epimerase, whose translation MANAIINVTNLRLRTFIGFNPDEREKKQDVVINLEIHYPADDACKTDEVEQALNYKVITKEVINLVEQGHFLLLEKLVAEILAVCHKHPSVHYAKARVDKPHALRFADSVSLTLDWVK comes from the coding sequence ATGGCTAACGCAATTATTAACGTAACTAACTTACGCTTGCGTACATTTATTGGCTTTAACCCTGATGAACGTGAAAAAAAGCAAGATGTGGTGATCAACTTAGAGATCCATTATCCTGCTGACGATGCGTGTAAAACTGATGAGGTAGAGCAAGCACTTAACTATAAAGTGATCACCAAAGAGGTGATTAACTTAGTAGAGCAAGGGCACTTTTTACTACTAGAAAAGCTCGTTGCGGAAATACTTGCTGTTTGCCACAAACACCCAAGCGTACATTACGCCAAAGCACGTGTAGATAAGCCACACGCACTGCGTTTTGCCGATTCGGTGTCACTTACGCTTGATTGGGTAAAATAA
- a CDS encoding YqaA family protein: MLYLTLFISAFISATLLPSSSEVVLITMITQAKVNIWLLWCAATLGNVLGSCVNYWLGTQVLRFKNKKWFPVSAQGLEKAQDQFNKYGVYSLFFAWLPIVGDPLTVIGGIFKVRFSVFLLLVTLGKGARYLAVIALAIGIDKII, from the coding sequence ATGCTTTATTTAACTTTGTTTATTAGTGCGTTTATATCGGCCACTTTATTACCAAGCTCTTCAGAAGTTGTTTTAATAACGATGATTACCCAAGCAAAAGTAAACATTTGGCTTTTATGGTGTGCAGCTACGCTTGGTAATGTATTGGGCAGTTGTGTGAATTATTGGTTGGGTACGCAAGTATTACGCTTTAAAAATAAAAAATGGTTTCCGGTATCAGCGCAGGGGCTTGAAAAGGCGCAAGATCAGTTTAATAAATACGGTGTGTATAGTTTGTTTTTTGCATGGCTACCTATTGTGGGCGACCCGCTCACGGTGATTGGAGGCATATTTAAAGTACGTTTTAGTGTGTTTTTATTACTAGTAACACTTGGCAAAGGCGCACGCTACTTAGCGGTTATTGCCCTTGCCATAGGTATAGATAAAATAATTTAA
- a CDS encoding DUF4870 domain-containing protein, with the protein MQENQQVEPVNKDDRTWAMLCHLSAVAGFVIPFGSILGPLVIWLIKKDEMPIVDLHGKKSLNFQITMAIAYFVCFLLVFAVIGLVLLPLVAIFSFIMVVLASIKANEGREFNYPFSLNLIK; encoded by the coding sequence ATGCAAGAAAATCAACAGGTTGAACCAGTTAATAAAGATGATAGAACATGGGCTATGCTCTGTCATTTAAGCGCCGTAGCTGGGTTTGTGATCCCGTTTGGCTCTATACTTGGGCCATTAGTTATATGGCTAATTAAAAAAGATGAAATGCCAATAGTAGACTTACACGGTAAAAAATCGCTAAATTTTCAAATTACTATGGCTATAGCTTACTTTGTATGTTTTTTACTAGTCTTTGCCGTAATAGGCTTAGTTTTGCTACCTTTAGTGGCTATCTTTTCTTTTATAATGGTTGTTTTAGCAAGTATTAAAGCCAACGAAGGTAGGGAGTTTAACTATCCGTTTAGCTTAAATTTGATAAAATAA
- a CDS encoding spondin domain-containing protein, which yields MKASAFTIATLLAVASQSTMAAELDVKITNLTKGLYFTPVLITAHDSEDKLFEVATEASSALQAMAEGGDISALVTQASASSSDIAENPAAGLLAPAASATAELTTTDGNEYLSVTAMLLPTNDGFVGLDSWKVPTEAGTYTVYLNGYDAGTEANNELVVEGSGAPGVLGIPAAPGADAGTAGTGVTMGDTNTMVHIHPGSLGDDDLEGGNSDLSNTVHRWLNPVAKLTVTVK from the coding sequence ATGAAAGCTTCAGCATTTACAATTGCAACTCTTTTAGCAGTAGCTAGCCAATCAACTATGGCAGCAGAACTAGACGTTAAAATTACAAACCTTACTAAAGGCCTTTACTTTACGCCGGTACTAATTACAGCACACGACAGCGAAGACAAATTATTTGAAGTAGCAACCGAAGCCTCTTCTGCATTACAAGCAATGGCTGAAGGCGGCGATATTTCAGCACTTGTTACTCAGGCATCAGCATCAAGTAGCGATATTGCAGAAAACCCAGCAGCTGGCTTATTAGCCCCTGCAGCGTCAGCAACAGCAGAATTAACAACGACCGATGGCAACGAATACCTATCTGTAACCGCTATGCTACTTCCAACGAATGATGGCTTTGTAGGTCTTGATAGCTGGAAAGTCCCAACAGAAGCGGGTACTTATACTGTTTACCTAAATGGCTATGATGCAGGTACAGAAGCAAATAACGAACTTGTTGTAGAAGGCTCTGGCGCACCGGGTGTTTTAGGTATTCCAGCAGCACCAGGTGCTGATGCAGGTACTGCGGGTACAGGTGTAACAATGGGCGATACAAATACAATGGTGCACATTCACCCTGGTAGTTTAGGCGATGACGACCTAGAAGGTGGTAATAGTGATTTAAGTAACACTGTACACAGATGGTTAAACCCAGTTGCAAAATTAACTGTGACGGTTAAATAG
- a CDS encoding spondin domain-containing protein — MSSLSNFKKSALILMLASSLAACGDNDNSDPIEDQEPVVVVEPEPVVYEFTITFSNLTAGQPLSPLSVIAFDETPPWKFGETASVGLEMIAESGANEEYLSDENALASVSAEGGIGPGETTSVTLLVDAQDVLNLSFAAMLGNTNDAFTGLSSVDVSTLEVGSSISRTTPAYDAGTEANTETADTVPGPAAGGEGFNEIRDDIADMITMHPGIVSNQDGLSTSALGAELKFDNPVSKIVITRTQ; from the coding sequence ATGTCATCTCTTTCTAATTTTAAAAAAAGTGCCCTTATTTTAATGTTAGCCAGCTCACTAGCTGCATGTGGCGACAACGACAATAGCGACCCGATTGAAGATCAAGAACCTGTAGTTGTTGTTGAACCAGAACCTGTCGTTTATGAGTTTACTATCACTTTTAGTAACTTAACGGCTGGCCAGCCGCTATCACCCCTGTCTGTGATTGCATTTGATGAAACCCCACCATGGAAATTTGGTGAGACGGCTTCTGTCGGTTTAGAAATGATTGCAGAAAGCGGCGCTAATGAAGAATACCTTAGCGACGAAAATGCACTTGCTTCAGTCTCGGCTGAAGGCGGCATTGGTCCTGGCGAAACAACCTCTGTAACTCTCTTAGTTGATGCACAAGATGTTCTTAATTTATCTTTTGCTGCAATGCTTGGGAATACAAATGACGCTTTTACCGGTCTTAGTTCTGTAGATGTATCAACACTGGAAGTAGGCAGTTCAATATCAAGAACAACGCCAGCTTACGATGCGGGTACGGAAGCGAATACAGAAACAGCTGACACTGTGCCGGGGCCCGCTGCTGGCGGCGAAGGGTTTAACGAAATACGCGACGATATTGCCGATATGATCACAATGCATCCAGGTATTGTGTCTAATCAAGATGGCTTATCAACCTCAGCACTTGGTGCTGAACTGAAGTTTGATAACCCAGTATCAAAAATCGTGATCACTCGTACACAGTAA
- a CDS encoding response regulator transcription factor, protein MRHEKLLVVEDDREIGQLITTQLASLNLHVDHVVSAELALKRIAKQPYGLILLDINLPQMDGLSLCRKIKEHYPTISVILLTALSSDMDRVIGLEMGADDYICKPFFARELQARVKTQLRHRSQLLAIQNNESVNPCNEKTLNIGSLNIEFNSHQAYLDEQALNLTATEFDLLVYFARHPNHVFSRQQLLDKVWGYQHSGYEHTVNSHINRLRAKLELHHQAPIIETVWGVGYKLNPSQLT, encoded by the coding sequence ATGCGGCACGAAAAATTATTGGTAGTAGAAGACGACAGAGAAATAGGGCAATTAATCACAACACAGCTTGCTTCATTAAATTTGCATGTTGATCATGTTGTAAGCGCTGAACTCGCACTAAAAAGAATAGCAAAACAACCTTACGGGCTTATTTTACTTGATATCAACCTGCCACAAATGGACGGGTTAAGCCTGTGCCGTAAAATTAAAGAGCACTACCCTACTATTTCCGTTATTTTACTTACCGCGCTCAGTAGCGATATGGACCGTGTAATTGGTCTTGAAATGGGCGCTGATGACTATATTTGTAAACCCTTTTTTGCTCGCGAATTGCAAGCCCGTGTTAAAACACAATTACGCCACCGCTCACAGCTTCTAGCGATTCAAAATAACGAAAGTGTAAACCCGTGCAACGAAAAAACCTTAAATATAGGCTCACTCAATATTGAGTTTAACTCACACCAAGCTTATTTAGACGAACAAGCACTCAACCTCACCGCCACTGAATTTGATTTACTGGTTTATTTTGCCAGACACCCAAACCATGTTTTTAGCCGCCAGCAACTGCTCGACAAAGTATGGGGCTATCAACACAGCGGGTACGAGCATACCGTTAACTCACATATAAATAGGTTACGCGCCAAACTTGAACTACACCATCAAGCGCCTATTATCGAAACCGTTTGGGGCGTTGGCTACAAACTAAACCCAAGCCAACTTACTTAA
- a CDS encoding sensor histidine kinase, with product MNLSLYQKLAVSLVVIFCFICALVYSWSKQLELTSKHHGEQNLHLALAEHLVQDNPLIKEGVYDYAALENLFHTLMLLGPAFEFYFVDENGKILTYSAEPGKVKRTHINLAPLKKLINNPDAAPIYGDNPRNKAQQKIFSVAPVFNNDKLQGYLYVIIGGEAYDTSLNTIKNNDKLWLAALWLGSALVFLLIAMLILLRFFTNPIQRLARDVSKIEAANYSITDTKLSNYSTQKSNEVHSLGRSIQAMVTRIDEQFKELEQSDKQRKELLTHLSHDLRTPLASLQGFLEVLNQSGAQLSAKEQREYLHVSLNNCDQLKQLIEQIFELAHLENGEISIHKETFNLGELIYDCIAKFSLTAEKKGLNLTVEPAICDFPVVADIAKLERVLSNLIDNAIRHTPKGGSIAVHVKRIDQKQLFVQVSDTGVGIKHDELNAIFNPHYQASNSHNEGRQQGGLGLAICKGLLKLMDSEINVQSELGKGTMFSFNLPQKIKV from the coding sequence ATGAACCTATCTTTGTATCAAAAATTAGCGGTGTCGTTGGTTGTTATATTTTGTTTTATTTGCGCACTAGTTTACAGCTGGAGTAAACAACTAGAGCTCACCTCAAAGCATCATGGCGAGCAAAACCTGCACTTAGCCCTTGCTGAGCATTTAGTACAAGATAACCCATTAATAAAAGAAGGTGTATACGACTACGCAGCCCTAGAAAACCTATTTCATACCTTAATGTTATTAGGCCCCGCATTTGAGTTTTATTTTGTAGATGAAAACGGAAAAATCCTCACTTACTCAGCAGAGCCTGGTAAAGTTAAACGTACTCATATTAATTTAGCACCCTTAAAAAAGCTGATTAACAACCCAGATGCAGCACCAATTTATGGAGATAACCCAAGAAATAAAGCGCAGCAAAAAATATTCTCCGTAGCGCCTGTATTTAATAACGATAAGTTGCAAGGATACTTATATGTAATTATTGGGGGCGAAGCTTACGACACATCTTTAAACACAATTAAAAATAATGACAAGCTATGGCTAGCTGCTTTATGGCTTGGATCAGCACTTGTATTTTTACTGATTGCAATGCTTATTTTACTGCGTTTTTTTACCAACCCTATTCAACGATTGGCGCGGGATGTAAGTAAAATTGAAGCGGCTAATTACAGTATTACCGATACAAAGCTCAGTAACTATTCAACACAAAAAAGCAACGAAGTGCACAGTTTAGGCCGAAGCATTCAAGCTATGGTTACTCGTATTGACGAGCAATTTAAAGAACTTGAGCAAAGCGATAAACAGCGCAAAGAGCTTCTTACCCATTTATCGCACGACTTACGTACGCCTCTTGCCTCTTTGCAGGGATTCTTAGAAGTGCTTAATCAGTCAGGCGCACAGTTAAGCGCTAAAGAACAACGAGAGTACTTGCATGTTTCACTTAATAACTGCGATCAACTTAAACAGCTTATTGAGCAAATTTTTGAGCTTGCCCATTTAGAAAATGGCGAAATAAGCATACACAAAGAAACCTTTAATTTAGGTGAGCTTATTTACGATTGCATTGCTAAGTTTTCTCTTACCGCTGAGAAAAAAGGCCTTAACTTAACAGTAGAGCCGGCAATTTGCGACTTTCCTGTTGTAGCCGATATTGCAAAACTTGAGCGTGTGTTGAGTAATTTAATTGATAATGCAATAAGGCACACACCTAAAGGCGGCAGTATAGCTGTACACGTTAAGCGCATTGATCAGAAGCAATTATTTGTGCAGGTTTCTGATACTGGTGTGGGAATTAAGCATGATGAGCTAAACGCTATTTTTAATCCGCATTATCAGGCTTCAAACTCACATAACGAAGGGCGACAACAAGGTGGCTTAGGACTTGCTATTTGTAAGGGCCTATTAAAACTTATGGACAGCGAAATAAATGTACAAAGTGAGCTGGGCAAAGGCACTATGTTTAGCTTTAACTTGCCACAAAAAATAAAGGTATAG
- a CDS encoding S9 family peptidase, which translates to MFRSSFTLAALSLAVLAGCNKAPQSTSNDTSNTNTVQTQQVEKKVSAVAPIAKKVPHEMTIHGDTRIDDYYWLRDDERKAPEVISYLEAENIYTDTMLAHTKTLQSSLFEELKGRIQKDDDSVPVKDGQYYYSSQTRGDNEYTTYLRSSDFAGTDQQVILDVNELAKGHDYFAVSGLDVSPNDNLMAYGEDTVSRRIYNIKIKDLSTGKLLEDTLEGTSGNVVWANDNKTVYYIKKDAQTLLGYQVYRHTLGKPQSDDELVYEETDTSYYTGMSKSKDGSEIYIWHSSTDSSGLSVISANDVNAKPKRFIEREANLEYSISKLGDTYYIVTNLNAVNFQLMKVDIDKAGDKANWQSVIPARKGIKLEGVELFDDYLVYQQREMGQSTLIARNLKSGKELPLSFNDSAYTINAYGNNELDSDTLRVYYTSMTTPGSSYDVNLATGEKTLLKQQAVLGDFNADNYASERIFVEARDGIKVPVSLVYRKDAFKKDGTNPLLQYGYGSYGATMDPTFSSSRLSLLDRGFVYAIAHVRGSQMLGRPWYEDGKLLTKKNTFNDFVDVTKSLVAQGYGAKDEIFAYGGSAGGLLMGAVANQAPELYKGMVAAVPFVDVVTTMLDASIPLTTNEYGEWGNPNEKEYYDYMLSYSPYDQVAKQAYPNMLVTTGLHDSQVQYFEPAKWVAKLRDYKTDDNKLLFKIDMEAGHGGASGRFKRLEDTAFNYAFILDLAGIKN; encoded by the coding sequence ATGTTCCGTTCTTCATTCACACTAGCCGCATTATCACTAGCTGTTTTAGCTGGTTGTAATAAGGCTCCACAAAGTACATCTAACGACACTTCAAATACAAACACTGTGCAAACACAGCAAGTGGAAAAAAAAGTTAGCGCAGTTGCACCTATCGCTAAAAAAGTACCTCACGAAATGACTATTCATGGCGACACGCGTATTGATGACTACTACTGGCTACGTGATGACGAGCGCAAAGCGCCAGAAGTTATTAGTTACCTTGAGGCTGAAAATATCTACACAGATACCATGCTTGCACATACTAAAACACTGCAAAGTAGTTTGTTTGAAGAGCTTAAAGGGCGAATCCAAAAAGATGATGATTCTGTTCCAGTAAAAGACGGCCAGTACTATTACTCGTCACAAACTCGCGGCGATAATGAATATACTACTTACTTACGTAGTAGCGATTTTGCAGGGACCGATCAGCAAGTTATTTTAGACGTAAATGAATTAGCTAAAGGTCATGACTACTTTGCGGTTAGTGGTTTAGATGTAAGCCCAAATGACAACTTAATGGCGTATGGTGAAGATACGGTGAGTCGCCGTATTTACAATATAAAAATTAAAGATTTAAGCACCGGTAAATTATTAGAAGACACGCTTGAAGGCACCAGCGGTAATGTTGTGTGGGCGAACGATAATAAAACTGTGTATTACATCAAAAAAGACGCGCAAACCTTACTCGGTTATCAAGTTTATCGACATACGCTTGGTAAACCACAAAGTGATGACGAGCTTGTATACGAAGAAACAGACACAAGTTATTACACCGGTATGAGCAAAAGCAAAGATGGCTCAGAAATTTATATTTGGCATAGCAGCACTGATTCATCGGGTTTATCAGTGATAAGTGCAAACGATGTAAACGCCAAGCCAAAGCGTTTTATTGAGCGTGAAGCCAACCTTGAATACAGCATATCTAAACTAGGTGATACTTATTACATTGTTACTAATTTAAATGCCGTTAACTTTCAGCTTATGAAAGTAGATATCGATAAAGCTGGTGATAAAGCGAATTGGCAAAGTGTGATCCCTGCACGCAAGGGTATTAAACTTGAAGGTGTAGAGTTATTTGACGACTACTTAGTATACCAACAGCGCGAAATGGGCCAATCAACACTTATTGCGCGTAATTTAAAATCAGGCAAAGAGTTACCACTAAGCTTTAACGACAGTGCGTATACAATTAACGCATATGGTAATAACGAATTAGACAGCGATACACTGCGTGTGTATTACACCAGTATGACGACACCGGGTTCATCATACGATGTTAACTTAGCCACTGGCGAAAAAACATTATTGAAGCAGCAGGCTGTATTAGGCGACTTTAATGCTGATAATTATGCGTCTGAGCGTATTTTTGTAGAGGCACGCGACGGTATAAAAGTACCGGTAAGCTTAGTTTATCGTAAAGATGCATTTAAAAAGGATGGCACAAACCCATTACTACAATACGGCTATGGCTCGTATGGCGCCACCATGGATCCTACTTTTTCTAGCTCGCGCTTAAGTTTGCTAGACCGTGGTTTTGTATATGCTATTGCCCATGTACGCGGCTCGCAAATGTTAGGTCGCCCTTGGTATGAAGATGGTAAATTACTAACTAAAAAGAATACCTTTAACGATTTTGTTGATGTAACTAAATCATTAGTGGCACAAGGCTATGGCGCTAAAGATGAAATATTTGCTTATGGTGGTAGTGCTGGTGGCTTATTAATGGGCGCGGTAGCAAACCAAGCACCTGAGCTTTATAAAGGCATGGTTGCCGCTGTACCGTTTGTAGATGTAGTTACCACCATGCTTGATGCCAGTATTCCGCTTACCACCAATGAGTATGGCGAGTGGGGTAACCCAAATGAAAAAGAGTACTACGACTATATGCTTTCGTACTCGCCTTATGATCAAGTAGCTAAGCAAGCATATCCAAATATGTTAGTGACAACCGGTTTGCATGACTCACAAGTTCAATACTTTGAGCCAGCTAAATGGGTTGCTAAGCTGCGTGATTACAAAACAGATGATAATAAACTACTGTTTAAAATAGATATGGAAGCAGGGCACGGCGGCGCATCAGGTCGCTTTAAGCGCTTAGAAGATACCGCGTTTAATTATGCCTTTATTCTTGATTTAGCAGGTATTAAAAACTAG